One segment of Strix aluco isolate bStrAlu1 chromosome 17, bStrAlu1.hap1, whole genome shotgun sequence DNA contains the following:
- the SLC2A4RG gene encoding SLC2A4 regulator: MEPPRPPTVLLAAARRRRRDPPPPPPPEPGGGGGGAAPKAPLPCGARGLPAGAEGWLPRLGEPLPRREPASREAMLRVLDAGLERCLTLHSAYIPVPRHRKLSGKAGIDEVMAATVLTSLSTSSLVLSHPPATPAPEPGGEVWKEAPTMSSSCSSSSNTSGDWSWDPPSDRSTPSTPSPPLSSHVPSTFLPAPLLDEGPDEPDGTHFVFGEPIPRKRKNSTKVMFKCLWKSCGKVLSSSSGMQKHIRTVHLGRKADLEQSDGEEDFYYTELDVDVESLTDGLSSLTPVSPTSSVPPAFPGPEAQPPLPPALPNPDLALASPPAPPGLCHVHTDHAYQGCPAPPRPPLPPATPAPPPPKPPTVPRRPRGEAKKCRKVYGMENREMWCTACRWKKACQRFLD; this comes from the exons CTGttggccgccgcccgccgccgccgccgcgatccgccgcctcctccgcctcccgagcccggcggcggcggcggcggcgccgccccgAAG GCTCCTCTCCCCTGCGGTGCCCGGGGGCTACCAGCGGGAGCCGAGGGCTGGCTACCACGCCTCGGGGAACCGTTGCCACGCCGGGAGCCGGCCAGCCGGGAAGCCATGCTGCGGGTGCTGGACGCCGGGCTGGAGCGATGCCTGACGCTGCATTCGGCCTACATCCCCGTGCCCCGGCACAG GAAGCTCTCGGGCAAGGCGGGCATTGACGAGGTGATGGCGGCCACGGTGCTCACCAGCCTCTCCACCAGCTCGCTGGTCCTCAGTCACCCACCGGCCACCCCCGCCCCAG AGCCTGGTGGTGAGGTCTGGAAGGAGGCGCCCACCAtgtcctccagctgcagcagcagcagcaacaccagCGGGGACTggagctgggacccccccagcgACCGCTCCACCCCCTCCACCCCGTCGCCCCCACTCTCCAGCCACGTTCCCAGCACCTTCCTGCCCGCCCCGCTGCTGGACGAGGGCCCCGACGAGCCCGACGGCACCCACTTCGTCTTTGGAGAGCCCATCCCACGGAAGAGGAAG AACTCCACCAAGGTGATGTTCAAGTGCTTGTGGAAGAGCTGCGGCAAAgtcctcagcagctcctcagggATGCAGAAGCACATCCGAACCGTGCACCTTGG CCGGAAAGCCGACCTCGAGCAGAGCGACGGCGAGGAGGATTTCTACTACACGGAGCTGGACGTGGACGTGGAGTCGCTGACGGACGGGCTCTCCAGCCTGACGCCCGTCTCACCCACCTCCTCCGTGCCGCCCGCCTTCCCCGGCCCCGAGGCGCAGCCCCCGCTGCCGCCAGCGCTGCCGAACCCCGACCTGGCCTTGgcctcccccccggccccccctggCCTCTGCCATGTCCACACCGACCACGCGTACCAG ggctgcccggcccccccgcggccaccgctgccccccgccacacccgccccgccgccccccaagCCGCCCACCGTCCCCAG GAGGCCGCGGGGGGAGGCCAAGAAGTGCCGCAAGGTGTACGGCATGGAGAACCGGGAGATGTGGTGCACGGCCTGCCGCTGGAAGAAGGCCTGCCAGCGCTTCCTCGACTga